A single region of the Oncorhynchus keta strain PuntledgeMale-10-30-2019 chromosome 4, Oket_V2, whole genome shotgun sequence genome encodes:
- the LOC118377447 gene encoding clathrin light chain A-like isoform X2, producing the protein MESNGPSDSYAAIAQVDSLRAEPESLRKWREEQKAQLEQLDSASKATEAEWKEKAKRELEDWHVHQIEQMEKSKANNRASEETFLSEADGDSPGTEWERVARLCDFNPKTNRTAKDVSRMRSVLIALKQTPLVR; encoded by the exons ATG gagTCCAACGGTCCATCGGACAGCTATGCGGCCATCGCCCAGGTGGACTCTCTGAGAGCAGAGCCTGAGAGCCTGCGTAAGTGGAGGGAGGAGCAGAAGGCACAGCTGGAGCAACTAG ACTCTGCGTCCAAGGCAACGGAGGCTGAGTGGAAAGAGAAGGCCAAGAGAGAGCTGGAGGACTGGCATGTGCACCAGATTGAACAGATGGAGAAGAGCAAGGCCAACAACAG gGCGTCTGAAGAGACCTTCCTGTCTGAGGCTGACGGCGACAGCCCAGGGACGGAGTGGGAGAGAGTGGCCCGTCTCTGTGACTTCAACCCCAAGACCAACAGGACGGCCAAGGACGTGTCCCGGATGCGCTCGGTCCTCATAGCCCTCAAACAGACACCTCTGGTGCGCTAG
- the LOC118377447 gene encoding clathrin light chain B-like isoform X1, protein MADSDFEFASDNGVLPVEVDPAAAFLAQQESEIAVIENYDEGLGALEGSAEFLEQPPTADSPAPVQYDAGFTEASAATVNGNMFVLESNGPSDSYAAIAQVDSLRAEPESLRKWREEQKAQLEQLDSASKATEAEWKEKAKRELEDWHVHQIEQMEKSKANNRASEETFLSEADGDSPGTEWERVARLCDFNPKTNRTAKDVSRMRSVLIALKQTPLVR, encoded by the exons ATGGCTGATTCAGATTTCGAGTTCGCATCTGACAACGGAGTGCTGCCTGTCGAGGTGGACCCAGCTGCAGCTTTCTTAGCTCAGCAAGAAAGCGAAATAGCGGTGATAGAGAATTACGACGAAGGACTCGGAGCTTTGGAGGGATCCGCTGAGTTCCTCGAACAACCGCCGACAGCTGATTCACCTGCTCCTGTACAATATG ATGCCGGATTTACTGAGGCATCAGCAGCCACGGTAAACGGAAACATGTTTGTGCTG gagTCCAACGGTCCATCGGACAGCTATGCGGCCATCGCCCAGGTGGACTCTCTGAGAGCAGAGCCTGAGAGCCTGCGTAAGTGGAGGGAGGAGCAGAAGGCACAGCTGGAGCAACTAG ACTCTGCGTCCAAGGCAACGGAGGCTGAGTGGAAAGAGAAGGCCAAGAGAGAGCTGGAGGACTGGCATGTGCACCAGATTGAACAGATGGAGAAGAGCAAGGCCAACAACAG gGCGTCTGAAGAGACCTTCCTGTCTGAGGCTGACGGCGACAGCCCAGGGACGGAGTGGGAGAGAGTGGCCCGTCTCTGTGACTTCAACCCCAAGACCAACAGGACGGCCAAGGACGTGTCCCGGATGCGCTCGGTCCTCATAGCCCTCAAACAGACACCTCTGGTGCGCTAG